A window from uncultured Desulfobacter sp. encodes these proteins:
- the mltF gene encoding membrane-bound lytic murein transglycosylase MltF, protein MTILAGIAIFLAVHQMEIKFNAPLKEIQKRGTIRMITANMATSYYIYRDAPMGFEYDLAKAFADHLGVTLEVIVPDWDAMFEQLDSGQGDFIAAGITITESRDRIVLFSDPYMSVQQKFIHHKLKFNIKNIGQLAGRTVHVRKGTSYQERLEEIKASGIDVHIQLRDDVATEELIKMVAKQQIKYTIADSNIALLNRRYYPDIKIGLAIQEKEYLAWAVKKNNKVLRDRINDFFEMAEETGLLGKLYEKYYGNVEIFDYFDLKKFHERIKTRLPQYKPIIKTESKKYGFDWRLIAAVVYQESHFNARAQSGTGVRGLMQVTQATAKQMGVENRLNPKQSVKAGVKFLNLMFKRFDDISDPQQKKQFALAAYNVGYGHVRDAQQLAGQQGMDINKWTSLKKTLPLLSKQEYYTQTRHGYARGQEPVHYVERIFTYYDILRQKEK, encoded by the coding sequence GTGACAATTTTGGCTGGCATCGCCATATTTCTGGCAGTCCATCAAATGGAAATCAAGTTCAACGCCCCCCTCAAAGAGATTCAAAAACGCGGTACGATCCGTATGATCACGGCCAATATGGCCACATCCTATTACATCTACCGAGACGCCCCCATGGGATTTGAGTATGATCTTGCAAAGGCCTTTGCAGATCATTTAGGGGTGACCCTTGAAGTGATCGTGCCGGATTGGGACGCCATGTTTGAGCAGCTTGATTCAGGACAGGGCGATTTCATTGCGGCCGGTATCACCATAACAGAATCACGGGACAGAATTGTGTTATTTTCAGACCCATACATGTCTGTTCAACAAAAATTCATTCACCACAAACTGAAATTTAACATAAAAAATATTGGTCAGCTGGCAGGCAGAACCGTTCATGTCCGAAAAGGCACCTCCTACCAGGAACGTCTGGAGGAGATCAAAGCCTCGGGCATTGATGTTCACATTCAGCTGCGTGACGATGTGGCCACCGAAGAACTCATCAAAATGGTGGCTAAACAGCAAATCAAATACACCATCGCGGATTCTAACATTGCGCTGTTGAACCGCAGGTACTACCCGGACATTAAAATCGGACTGGCCATTCAGGAAAAAGAGTACCTGGCATGGGCTGTGAAAAAGAATAATAAGGTGCTTCGGGACCGGATCAATGATTTTTTTGAAATGGCTGAAGAAACAGGCCTGCTTGGCAAATTATATGAAAAATATTACGGCAACGTGGAAATTTTTGACTATTTTGATTTAAAGAAATTCCATGAACGGATCAAAACACGGCTGCCCCAATATAAACCCATCATTAAAACAGAGTCTAAAAAATACGGATTTGACTGGCGGCTCATTGCAGCCGTGGTCTACCAGGAGTCCCATTTCAATGCCCGCGCCCAAAGCGGAACCGGTGTCCGGGGCCTGATGCAGGTAACACAGGCCACGGCCAAACAGATGGGAGTCGAAAACCGCCTGAATCCAAAACAGAGTGTGAAAGCCGGCGTCAAATTTTTAAACCTGATGTTCAAGCGGTTTGATGATATTTCAGACCCGCAGCAAAAAAAACAATTTGCCCTTGCTGCGTATAACGTGGGGTACGGCCATGTCAGAGATGCCCAGCAACTGGCTGGGCAGCAGGGCATGGATATCAATAAATGGACATCCCTGAAAAAGACCCTGCCGCTGTTAAGCAAACAGGAATACTATACGCAAACCCGGCACGGCTATGCCCGGGGGCAGGAACCTGTTCATTATGTAGAACGGATTTTCACATATTACGACATCCTCAGGCAAAAAGAAAAATAG
- a CDS encoding DUF1127 domain-containing protein, producing MNVGCEERAVACCERQRFYSRIKKNIKQAWHGYRRWTMLNKQCRQLLEMENYLLRDIGISRADAVRFSRQRDSLWTCIAKSMKSDLTHSD from the coding sequence ATGAATGTCGGTTGCGAAGAACGTGCGGTGGCGTGCTGCGAAAGGCAGCGTTTCTATTCCCGGATCAAAAAAAATATAAAGCAGGCATGGCATGGGTACCGGCGTTGGACGATGTTGAATAAACAGTGCCGTCAGCTATTGGAGATGGAGAATTATCTGCTCAGGGATATCGGTATAAGCAGGGCAGATGCCGTCCGGTTTTCCCGGCAGCGGGACAGTCTTTGGACCTGTATTGCTAAAAGCATGAAGAGCGATCTCACTCATTCAGACTAA
- a CDS encoding LysR substrate-binding domain-containing protein, which translates to MSDSIPIELLRTFIAIADTGSFSLAAEQISRTQSAVSMQIKRLEELLEKSLIQRDSRNLQLTDDGVTLLHFARRILKLNEEALSILKRPELKGWVSIGLPDDYAARFLPEILANFSRTHPRVQVKVTCEPSNMLLERIQKKELDLAIVTAPSPDVENAILLRQDPIVWVTSERHCQQEIRPLPLALFSGTCYCRSWILSALERAGVEHRIAYTSPSIMGLQAAVTAGLAVSAISQSIVWPGIRQLGPEQGFPALPNASLLLRRNPESNNCIVDSLSEHICKAFSSCSDIGGCLS; encoded by the coding sequence ATGTCGGACTCGATTCCCATAGAACTGTTAAGAACGTTTATCGCCATTGCCGACACGGGAAGTTTCAGCCTGGCAGCAGAGCAGATATCCAGGACCCAATCGGCCGTAAGCATGCAAATCAAACGGCTTGAGGAACTGCTTGAAAAATCTTTGATTCAAAGAGACAGCCGCAACCTGCAGTTGACCGATGACGGCGTCACCCTTCTTCACTTTGCACGACGAATCTTGAAACTGAACGAAGAGGCATTGTCGATATTGAAGCGGCCGGAACTCAAGGGGTGGGTCAGTATTGGACTGCCGGACGATTATGCGGCCCGGTTCCTGCCCGAAATTTTGGCTAATTTTTCCCGCACCCATCCCAGGGTCCAGGTAAAGGTCACCTGCGAACCCAGCAACATGCTGCTGGAACGGATACAAAAAAAAGAGCTGGATCTGGCCATAGTCACCGCCCCCTCACCCGACGTGGAAAACGCAATTCTGCTCAGGCAGGATCCAATCGTCTGGGTGACCTCGGAACGGCATTGCCAGCAGGAAATAAGACCTTTGCCCCTGGCCCTTTTTTCCGGGACCTGTTATTGCCGCAGCTGGATTCTTTCCGCCCTGGAAAGGGCCGGCGTTGAGCACAGGATCGCCTATACCAGCCCGAGCATTATGGGCCTGCAGGCCGCGGTTACCGCAGGCCTTGCCGTTTCCGCCATCAGTCAGAGCATCGTTTGGCCGGGGATACGCCAGTTAGGTCCCGAACAGGGCTTTCCGGCCCTGCCCAATGCCTCTCTGTTGCTGCGCCGTAATCCGGAATCCAATAACTGCATTGTGGATTCACTGTCCGAGCATATCTGCAAAGCATTCAGCAGCTGTTCGGACATTGGGGGATGCCTTTCCTAG
- a CDS encoding ATP-binding protein — protein MGSPVHLSKTIMNLVSNAVESLADDQGQVCISTKNRYIDTCIEGYDEVREGDYVILNVTDNGSGISNEDIEKIFEPFYTKKTMGRSGTGLGMAVVWGTVKDHGGYINVESQQGQGSQFSLFFPVTRKEAEKDETPLIDDYMGNNEKILIVDDISQQIEIASALLAKLGYCVDAVSSGEEAVAYMQKNTADLIILDMIMAPGIDGLDTYKQILKFHPKQRAIIASGFSETDRIKEAQRLGAGEYVKKPYTLEKIGLAVKTELTRH, from the coding sequence ATGGGGTCACCGGTTCATCTGTCCAAAACGATTATGAATCTGGTCTCAAATGCCGTGGAGTCTTTAGCAGATGACCAGGGGCAGGTTTGCATTTCCACAAAAAACCGTTACATTGATACATGCATAGAAGGATATGACGAAGTTCGGGAAGGAGATTATGTTATCCTGAACGTGACCGATAACGGATCAGGCATCAGCAACGAGGATATAGAAAAAATTTTTGAGCCGTTTTATACCAAAAAGACCATGGGAAGAAGCGGCACAGGTCTGGGGATGGCGGTGGTATGGGGGACGGTTAAGGACCATGGCGGTTACATCAATGTTGAAAGCCAACAAGGCCAAGGAAGCCAATTTTCCCTCTTTTTTCCGGTGACAAGGAAAGAGGCGGAAAAAGACGAAACCCCGTTAATTGATGATTACATGGGCAACAACGAAAAAATTCTGATTGTTGATGACATTTCACAACAAATAGAAATTGCATCGGCCCTGCTCGCAAAATTGGGATACTGCGTTGATGCCGTTTCAAGTGGCGAAGAGGCCGTGGCATACATGCAGAAAAACACGGCGGACCTGATCATTCTGGACATGATCATGGCCCCCGGGATAGACGGTCTGGATACATACAAACAGATTCTGAAATTTCATCCAAAGCAACGGGCCATCATTGCCAGCGGATTTTCAGAAACAGACCGCATCAAAGAGGCCCAGAGGCTGGGCGCCGGAGAATACGTTAAAAAACCCTATACCTTGGAAAAAATCGGACTGGCCGTGAAAACCGAACTGACAAGACATTAA
- a CDS encoding radical SAM protein, with protein MKLKLIYPKWTKLDRQTEFHLPPHGPVVFAAALPDYIEVEFVDENVQTIDFDEQVDVVAISMMLTIQVNRGIAIAKKFRAKGIPVIAGGIATMLHAEQMIGQVDSVFLGEAEGRMEKVFEDLRKGNLAPVYDYLSSQPPIEMVGPARRDILDRDLYNYKGVQMVDLVHASRGCRFNCYPCAVAYLGGRKFRPRPIDKTIEELAGIDNNRLFIVDNSLAQDKQWELDLFREMIPLKKKWCCHPIENDPKVLDLAAQAGAWYVYQAVFDTSDLIRDRIKRYHDHGIGVEGTILLGLDHHTEDSIKRLIDFLLEIDLDLAEFTVLTPFPHTKAWDELNRQNRILSYDWDEYSADKVVFQPKNMAPERLQELLQYAWDSFYRDEPQNIKMYKLLKTVIQKEKADNTYRPRNRKLVGAAFGRPAVQHS; from the coding sequence ATGAAGCTGAAACTGATTTACCCCAAATGGACCAAACTTGACCGGCAAACCGAATTTCATCTCCCTCCCCATGGGCCTGTTGTATTTGCCGCAGCCCTGCCCGATTATATCGAGGTCGAGTTCGTTGATGAAAACGTCCAGACCATTGACTTTGACGAACAGGTGGATGTGGTTGCAATCTCCATGATGCTCACCATCCAGGTAAACCGGGGCATCGCCATTGCAAAAAAGTTCAGGGCCAAAGGGATTCCGGTTATTGCCGGGGGCATTGCCACCATGCTCCATGCAGAACAGATGATAGGCCAGGTGGACAGCGTGTTTCTCGGTGAGGCCGAAGGGCGGATGGAAAAGGTCTTTGAGGATCTTAGAAAAGGCAACCTGGCACCGGTGTACGACTATCTGTCATCACAGCCGCCCATTGAGATGGTGGGTCCTGCCCGGCGGGACATCCTTGACCGGGATCTGTACAACTACAAAGGCGTCCAGATGGTGGATCTGGTACATGCCTCCCGGGGATGCCGGTTTAACTGCTACCCATGCGCCGTGGCCTATCTTGGCGGCCGCAAATTCAGACCCCGGCCCATCGACAAGACCATTGAAGAGCTGGCCGGCATTGACAACAACCGCCTTTTCATCGTAGACAATTCACTGGCCCAGGACAAGCAGTGGGAACTGGACCTTTTCCGGGAGATGATCCCGTTAAAGAAAAAATGGTGCTGCCACCCCATTGAAAACGACCCCAAGGTTCTGGATCTGGCAGCCCAGGCTGGCGCCTGGTATGTTTACCAGGCCGTATTCGACACCTCGGATTTAATCCGGGACAGAATTAAACGGTACCATGACCACGGCATTGGTGTGGAGGGCACCATTCTTCTAGGCCTTGACCACCACACCGAAGACTCCATTAAACGATTGATCGATTTTCTGCTGGAAATTGATCTTGACCTGGCTGAATTTACCGTACTGACACCGTTCCCCCACACAAAGGCATGGGACGAGTTGAACCGCCAGAATAGAATTCTATCCTATGACTGGGATGAATATTCGGCGGACAAGGTGGTGTTTCAGCCCAAAAACATGGCCCCGGAGCGGCTGCAGGAACTGCTCCAGTATGCATGGGATTCGTTTTACCGGGATGAACCCCAGAATATCAAAATGTACAAATTGTTAAAAACGGTCATACAAAAAGAAAAAGCGGATAACACCTATCGCCCCAGAAACCGGAAACTTGTGGGCGCAGCCTTTGGGCGGCCTGCCGTTCAACACAGCTGA
- a CDS encoding septal ring lytic transglycosylase RlpA family protein encodes MSKTRLKSHQKAAAATVLEPTIYETGKASFYADKFQSRRTASGELFDQHAQTAAHRRLPFGTKVKVTNKRNKKSVIVTINDRGPFVEGRIIDLSRSAFRRISNTRHGTLDVELQIIDQDDFSLNE; translated from the coding sequence ATGTCAAAAACACGTCTGAAGAGCCATCAAAAGGCCGCCGCGGCGACTGTCCTGGAGCCGACTATTTATGAAACCGGCAAGGCCTCTTTTTACGCAGACAAATTCCAGTCCAGGAGAACCGCCAGCGGAGAATTATTTGACCAGCATGCACAAACTGCGGCCCATAGACGGCTGCCCTTTGGCACAAAGGTAAAAGTCACCAACAAACGCAACAAAAAAAGCGTCATCGTCACCATCAATGACAGAGGCCCCTTTGTAGAGGGCCGTATCATTGATCTAAGCAGGTCTGCCTTCCGCCGCATCAGCAATACAAGGCACGGCACCCTGGATGTGGAGCTTCAAATTATCGATCAAGACGATTTTAGTCTGAATGAGTGA
- a CDS encoding acyl carrier protein — translation MEREEIETTIIDFIEANFEMSDVGVDDDLNAVHGFDSIDAIELLREIETLMDGKLTRDEEEAAMGIRTVRQIVDFIETAMADRA, via the coding sequence ATGGAGCGAGAAGAAATAGAGACCACCATTATTGATTTCATTGAAGCCAATTTTGAAATGTCCGATGTCGGCGTTGACGATGACCTGAATGCCGTTCACGGCTTTGACAGCATTGATGCCATCGAGCTGCTCCGGGAGATTGAGACATTGATGGACGGCAAACTGACCCGGGATGAGGAAGAGGCTGCCATGGGCATCCGTACGGTCCGGCAGATTGTTGATTTCATTGAAACGGCCATGGCGGACAGGGCTTAA
- a CDS encoding cache domain-containing protein gives MFKNKSIAGIYFISTAIILFMLFAALGYFWIYQEQKKFHAEADKLRSGFIESQRSFIKNEVEKTVEYIRYKKSKTDKRVREQIKSRVYEAHALATHIYNLFKDTHTTEELADMVKETLRAMRYNDQRGYYFATSLTGTEELLTHRPEPTARAANNIQDSRGQYVIKEMIQIAKEKGEGFYEYFWTKPDMQGENFPKISFVKRFEPLNWCIGTGEYVDDMEKEIKKEVLERISSIRFGKDGYIFVFTYDGTYVSHIAPRYIGQNMIDVTDPNGVKINRRLLSAASAPEGVYVNYVWKKPSSGVEAPKLGFAKAFNDWGWIIGTGVYMDDVEKVINEKLNAYLTGVREQITFILSLFALSILITILILRYFLRNIEKGIGIFADFFKKSAASNEKINPLEIPFSEFRTLAELSNQMVDDRKRTDRALRESEERFRKLSHATFEGIVLHDNGSIVQANEQFYKMVGYTRTELADKNILRVLVAPDSVDMMQHKVDAQQFGPYEVTCMKKDGSTFPVEIRVRPMNYNGHEVRMAAIRDLSEQKTAQAQKKELEARLQRAEKMEAIGTLAGGVAHDLNNVLTGLVTYPDLLLMNLPEDSDLRKPILTIQNSGKKAAAIVQDLLTLARRGVAVSKVVNLNDLINDYLTSPEYKKLKSFIPMRRLRPIFRMIF, from the coding sequence ATGTTCAAAAACAAAAGCATTGCCGGCATATATTTCATCAGCACCGCCATTATTTTATTCATGCTCTTTGCCGCTTTGGGTTATTTCTGGATTTACCAGGAACAAAAAAAATTTCATGCCGAAGCCGATAAGCTTCGAAGCGGTTTCATCGAGTCACAACGCAGCTTCATAAAAAATGAAGTGGAAAAAACCGTCGAATATATCAGGTATAAAAAATCCAAAACCGACAAACGAGTCAGAGAACAAATCAAGTCCAGGGTATACGAAGCCCACGCACTTGCAACGCATATCTATAATCTCTTTAAAGACACCCACACCACAGAAGAACTTGCGGATATGGTCAAAGAGACCTTGCGTGCCATGCGATATAATGACCAAAGGGGCTACTATTTTGCCACATCCTTGACCGGCACCGAAGAACTGCTGACGCACAGGCCGGAACCAACGGCCAGAGCGGCAAATAATATACAAGACAGCCGGGGCCAATATGTCATTAAAGAGATGATCCAAATTGCCAAAGAGAAGGGAGAGGGCTTTTATGAATATTTCTGGACAAAACCTGACATGCAAGGAGAAAACTTCCCCAAAATCTCATTTGTTAAACGCTTTGAACCGCTGAACTGGTGTATCGGCACAGGTGAATACGTAGATGATATGGAAAAGGAGATAAAAAAGGAGGTTCTGGAAAGGATATCAAGTATCAGATTTGGGAAAGACGGATATATTTTTGTTTTCACATATGACGGCACCTATGTCAGTCATATTGCACCCCGGTATATCGGCCAAAATATGATTGACGTCACTGATCCCAACGGCGTCAAAATCAACCGCAGACTTTTATCGGCCGCTTCTGCCCCGGAAGGGGTCTATGTCAACTATGTGTGGAAAAAACCAAGTTCAGGCGTTGAAGCACCCAAGCTGGGTTTTGCCAAAGCCTTTAATGACTGGGGCTGGATTATCGGCACAGGCGTATATATGGACGATGTTGAAAAAGTCATCAATGAAAAACTTAACGCCTATTTAACAGGCGTCAGGGAACAAATAACCTTTATCTTATCTCTTTTCGCACTTTCCATTTTAATTACCATTCTCATTCTCCGTTATTTTTTGCGAAATATTGAAAAAGGCATCGGTATCTTCGCAGATTTTTTTAAAAAGAGTGCCGCTTCAAATGAAAAAATAAATCCCCTGGAGATCCCTTTTTCCGAATTCCGGACCCTGGCGGAGTTATCCAATCAAATGGTGGATGACCGGAAACGCACGGACAGAGCGCTTCGGGAAAGTGAGGAACGGTTCCGAAAGTTATCCCATGCAACATTTGAAGGCATTGTTTTGCATGATAACGGCAGTATCGTCCAGGCCAATGAGCAGTTCTATAAAATGGTAGGCTATACCCGCACCGAACTGGCAGATAAAAATATTCTGCGTGTGCTGGTGGCACCCGATTCAGTGGATATGATGCAGCATAAAGTCGACGCCCAACAATTCGGCCCCTACGAAGTCACATGCATGAAAAAAGACGGAAGCACCTTTCCGGTCGAGATCAGGGTCAGGCCCATGAATTATAACGGACATGAGGTAAGGATGGCTGCGATCAGAGACCTGTCCGAACAAAAAACAGCTCAGGCACAGAAAAAAGAGCTCGAAGCCCGGCTTCAGCGTGCTGAAAAAATGGAAGCCATCGGCACATTGGCAGGCGGTGTCGCACACGATCTCAACAACGTCCTGACCGGCCTTGTCACCTACCCGGATTTACTTTTAATGAATCTGCCCGAAGACAGTGATTTGCGCAAACCCATTTTAACCATCCAGAATTCCGGGAAAAAGGCCGCCGCAATTGTACAGGATTTGCTGACACTGGCAAGAAGAGGGGTTGCCGTCTCCAAAGTTGTCAATTTAAACGATCTGATTAACGACTATCTGACATCCCCGGAATATAAGAAATTAAAGTCGTTTATCCCAATGCGGCGTTTAAGACCGATCTTCAGGATGATCTTTTAA
- a CDS encoding formate dehydrogenase accessory protein FdhE produces MNQNERICHEKTPKGIQTALDALAVQNPVLSSLISAFGPVLTAKAEVTAGLSENMVNKPDLPESEWSRFSRGVHLFAITGLMDFHKEFKQAALTILPPMAEAFPGIQSDIQTILRNIEDDSLDAEDCVWAYVQNFTRNLDAFAARSGTAPDIFRFTMGQVAEPFKQIQARAFSALMDDHPWPHGHCPMCGSFPTVAAITGEQEECRLQCAVCAHEWRFRGHTCPRCENNNQGLFEHVFDPDSPAKDAERVTICKLCNTYILTIDLRGKNDPVNMDVAALGMTELDIQAREKGYSPQSELIWNLLDYRF; encoded by the coding sequence ATGAATCAGAATGAACGTATCTGTCATGAAAAAACGCCCAAAGGCATTCAAACGGCCCTTGACGCCTTGGCCGTACAAAACCCTGTGTTATCGTCACTGATTTCAGCATTTGGTCCGGTGCTGACGGCAAAAGCCGAAGTAACGGCCGGGCTGTCTGAAAACATGGTGAACAAACCGGACCTGCCCGAATCTGAATGGTCCCGGTTTTCCAGAGGAGTTCATTTGTTTGCCATCACAGGGCTTATGGACTTTCACAAGGAATTTAAACAAGCCGCCCTCACGATTCTGCCGCCCATGGCAGAGGCGTTTCCAGGCATCCAGTCGGATATTCAAACAATTCTGCGCAACATTGAAGACGACAGCCTTGATGCCGAAGATTGCGTCTGGGCGTATGTGCAGAACTTCACCCGAAACCTGGACGCATTTGCGGCCCGTTCAGGCACAGCGCCTGACATATTCAGGTTTACCATGGGCCAGGTTGCCGAACCGTTCAAACAGATTCAGGCCCGGGCCTTCTCTGCCTTAATGGATGACCATCCGTGGCCCCACGGACACTGCCCCATGTGCGGATCATTTCCGACGGTTGCAGCAATTACCGGCGAACAAGAAGAGTGCCGGCTGCAGTGTGCTGTGTGCGCCCATGAATGGCGTTTCAGAGGGCACACCTGCCCCCGATGCGAGAATAACAACCAGGGTCTTTTTGAGCATGTTTTCGACCCGGACAGTCCTGCCAAGGACGCAGAACGCGTAACGATCTGCAAGCTGTGCAACACCTATATTCTAACCATAGACTTGCGCGGAAAAAATGATCCGGTGAACATGGATGTTGCGGCCCTGGGCATGACCGAACTGGATATCCAGGCCCGGGAAAAAGGATATTCGCCGCAATCCGAATTGATCTGGAATTTACTCGACTACAGGTTTTAA
- a CDS encoding diguanylate cyclase, whose product MEIPKALLDRLEKNEEIAKKFHEIEVSILSTLDFHNFFERLLTEISDKFCIPHIWVAIIAEGPLARQLEANQDARKLAPYMVNVSEHVFSSIVTTPKPLLANTGLAAYKEIIPQTLDQDIGSIAIAPISLDGEIVGSINQADPDPKRFEPGIDTCLLEQLALKVSLCLSNVTAHEQLKFLAFHDPLTGLLNRGVMNRVLDREFSRAKRYGMDLSLIFLDLDKFKVINDTAGHDVGDQVLCALAGVLAAQKRGSDIVARFAGDEFIVILPSSNISQAERYIHRVKQDLATFPVNCGKKEYFIRISHGIANILDAGINTPRDMIKIADERMYEAKVLKKNNPAFGVKQT is encoded by the coding sequence ATGGAAATACCCAAAGCCCTGTTGGACAGATTAGAAAAGAATGAAGAAATAGCTAAAAAGTTCCACGAAATTGAGGTCAGTATCCTTTCGACCCTTGATTTCCATAATTTCTTTGAGCGGCTTCTTACCGAGATATCGGATAAATTTTGTATCCCCCATATCTGGGTGGCCATTATTGCAGAAGGACCGCTGGCCCGGCAGCTGGAAGCCAACCAAGATGCGAGGAAACTTGCCCCGTATATGGTCAATGTGTCCGAGCACGTTTTTTCATCCATCGTGACAACACCCAAACCCCTGCTTGCCAACACCGGCCTGGCCGCCTATAAAGAGATTATTCCACAGACCCTGGACCAGGATATCGGTTCCATTGCCATTGCCCCCATCTCCCTGGACGGTGAGATTGTGGGCAGTATCAACCAGGCTGATCCGGACCCCAAGCGTTTTGAGCCGGGTATCGACACTTGCCTTTTGGAACAGCTGGCCCTCAAGGTCTCCTTGTGCCTGTCCAATGTCACGGCCCATGAGCAGCTCAAATTCCTGGCGTTTCACGACCCCCTGACCGGTTTGCTGAACCGGGGGGTGATGAACCGGGTTCTGGATCGGGAATTTTCGCGGGCAAAGCGCTATGGCATGGATCTGTCCCTCATCTTTCTGGATCTGGACAAATTCAAAGTCATCAACGACACGGCAGGCCACGATGTCGGCGACCAGGTCCTGTGCGCGCTGGCCGGGGTGCTGGCCGCCCAAAAGCGGGGGTCTGATATCGTGGCACGGTTCGCCGGAGATGAATTCATCGTCATCCTGCCGTCAAGCAATATCTCCCAGGCGGAGCGGTATATCCACCGGGTCAAACAAGATTTGGCGACATTTCCGGTGAACTGCGGCAAAAAAGAGTATTTCATCCGGATCAGCCACGGTATTGCCAATATTCTGGATGCCGGTATCAATACCCCCCGTGACATGATTAAAATCGCAGACGAACGTATGTATGAGGCCAAAGTCCTGAAAAAAAATAACCCTGCCTTCGGGGTCAAACAGACATAA
- a CDS encoding beta-ketoacyl synthase N-terminal-like domain-containing protein encodes MERRVVITGCSAITPIGCSKADILENLEKGISGVGRIRDNELLVEQLNTSVFGTVDEDLAYDFPRKFRKTMGPVSFSACRVVEDVIRQSGLDKTSLSSGRVGVAFGSSHGSTAVLKKVYQACFSAQSTDMFSLSAADYLKSMVHTTAVNITRMFGITGRVISSPSACTTSSQSIGFGYEMIKFGVQDAMICGGSEEYDTTTVAVFDNLLACSTHYNDTPHKTPRPFDADRDGLVVGEGAGAVMLEELESARKRGATILGEVIGFATNNNGGNLIMPDLAGVTQVLKMGLENAKVSADQIDFISAHATATRIGDVIEARSIRNVYHNNPWVTGLKSYMGHTIAACGVIETILTLYMMEKGFIVPTLNLDQVDDRCAMVRHTPHLMEAEIRCAAVQNFAFGGINTSLILKQFSPHPAK; translated from the coding sequence ATGGAAAGACGGGTTGTCATAACCGGATGTTCAGCCATAACCCCCATTGGCTGCAGCAAGGCGGATATCCTTGAAAATCTTGAAAAGGGCATATCCGGTGTGGGTCGGATCAGGGATAATGAACTTTTGGTTGAACAGCTCAATACCAGCGTGTTCGGCACGGTGGATGAGGATTTGGCCTACGACTTTCCAAGAAAATTTCGTAAAACCATGGGGCCGGTTTCGTTTTCGGCCTGTAGGGTTGTGGAGGATGTCATCCGGCAGTCCGGGCTTGATAAAACATCGCTCTCGTCGGGCAGAGTCGGGGTTGCCTTTGGGTCTTCCCACGGCTCCACCGCTGTGCTTAAAAAAGTGTACCAGGCCTGTTTTAGTGCCCAATCCACAGACATGTTTTCCCTTTCAGCGGCAGATTATCTCAAATCAATGGTTCATACCACCGCCGTGAACATTACCCGGATGTTCGGCATCACCGGCCGGGTCATCAGTTCCCCGTCCGCGTGTACCACCAGCAGCCAGTCCATCGGGTTTGGGTATGAGATGATTAAATTCGGGGTGCAGGACGCCATGATCTGCGGCGGTTCCGAAGAGTACGATACCACCACCGTGGCGGTTTTTGACAATCTTTTGGCCTGTTCCACCCATTACAATGACACCCCGCATAAAACCCCCCGGCCCTTTGATGCCGACCGGGACGGACTGGTGGTGGGCGAGGGGGCCGGTGCGGTCATGCTCGAAGAACTTGAATCCGCCCGAAAGCGGGGCGCAACCATCCTTGGGGAAGTAATCGGGTTTGCCACCAATAATAACGGCGGCAACCTCATTATGCCGGATCTTGCCGGCGTCACCCAGGTGCTTAAAATGGGCCTTGAAAATGCAAAAGTTTCAGCGGACCAGATCGATTTCATCAGTGCCCATGCCACGGCCACCCGTATCGGGGACGTGATTGAAGCCCGGTCCATTCGCAATGTCTATCACAACAATCCATGGGTCACCGGCTTAAAAAGCTACATGGGACACACCATTGCCGCCTGCGGTGTCATCGAAACCATTCTGACCCTCTATATGATGGAAAAAGGGTTTATTGTTCCCACCCTCAACCTGGATCAGGTGGATGACCGTTGTGCCATGGTCCGGCATACTCCGCACCTGATGGAGGCCGAGATCCGGTGTGCCGCTGTTCAGAATTTTGCCTTTGGCGGCATCAACACCAGTCTGATCCTTAAGCAGTTTTCACCTCACCCAGCCAAATAA